From a single Salvelinus sp. IW2-2015 linkage group LG22, ASM291031v2, whole genome shotgun sequence genomic region:
- the LOC111982794 gene encoding uncharacterized protein: MIQQNNNNNYPCLEMSGSPREVLQKCQKSNLPFTRHLELGDMPLVKGLRAWAACSKNRRRAAPPPRSQGTCPRPADVYPVGQWGRLGYGLGLPLDSNYASNPRQTGLGALVTVATLKASEGGGQTQTSCLFLKTEGGRCLYSTGSPKPCTQGLVPQSPSTLVGSWLRDKVGGVRDSSTVGKMGVRDMEGALGSYQVKSRSAQRWRTSCKPVVSIQGRTLRNRENAGEHTLEGSQESSDKGEFPKAGQDTPSGKQDRGSTRSPKCSHAQTKTCIQCHGRRGGQGSSGGQREAASVCEQDQSSCGVEGIKEKEEGKVQDGTGLTRSKPCDSCLPPDNADPENCSSDVGDRGKPDSAHTQEGLHPETSLNKEHFQDKLWDKDIHTGGNDVASGIMRHVEDIDGMVGAVIGFVDHIKSAECDSERLRGTGEIAEGELPNRWIDVQTSESHCCSERSCLKDCSTQPPRPVEGSIYTATDETGYGQINQETKSDKYNKLCEKCQPEEKDPVAVDKEGLQESVHGLCEEEEIEGEEGIQSTVPEIRELCGEHGEILPEVRSTDDEATLVRGDIISQRTERGPHWATEEHESEETCRMEARYFSDLPANLTEEAVVGWRKAGTRQFNYLLQGSAVAGPATSVTHSPPNPAFSRAMATGLPSPNGGQTDAGGGALVPLLRSPGEQEWKRGTDESKVASNRGFLDGGPEGEDDFGLFMQAEEQPPWDDSFTASPLVPSGKSESVGWTDSSFQQSEDAWTAFPKDTAGEGQDTREQWWPTNAVEETRGRFSATQNVNKVFVEAFPSLSTPLYDRDAVPTLSQLLRGVLDHESSAEDHGLLDGFHDLNKMFGLKYKRANAVSRERLLQSLHLGQCNTENMTGHRAANYSPSLGLSSSSQHAQACGKRRLSYVNKNIME; encoded by the exons ATGATCCAGCAGAACAATAACAACAACTACCCATGCCTGGAGATGTCTGGCTCCCCCAGGGAGGTGCTGCAGAAGTGCCAAAAAAGCAATCTTCCCTTCACCAGACACTTGGAGCTTGGGGACATGCCCTTAGTAAAGGGCCTTCGGGCCTGGGCTGCGTGCTCCAAGAACCGCAGGAGGGCAGCACCTCCCCCCAGGTCCCAAGGAACGTGCCCCAGGCCTGCAGATGTCTACCCAGTGGGACAGTGGGGCAGGCTGGGTTATGGTCTGGGGCTACCGCTGGACTCCAACTATGCCTCCAACCCCAGACAGACAGGCCTGGGGGCACTGGTGACTGTGGCCACATTGAAGGCCTCTGAGGGAGGTGGTCAGACTCAGACAAGCTGTCTGTTCCTCAAGACGGAGGGTGGAAGGTGCCTCTACTCTACAGGCAGCCCAAAGCCCTGCACTCAAGGTCTGGTCCCTCAGTCCCCCTCCACGCTGGTGGGCAGCTGGCTGAGGGATAAAGTGGGAGGGGTCAGGGACTCCTCCACGGTGGGGAAAATGGGGGTGCGGGATATGGAAGGGGCCTTGGGGTCATACCAGGTCAAATCGAGGTCAGCCCAGAGGTGGAGAACATCCTGCAAGCCTGTGGTTTCCATCCAGGGGAGAACACTCCGGAACAGGGAGAATGCTGGCGAGCATACCCTGGAAGGGAGCCAAGAAAGCAGTGACAAAGGGGAGTTTCCCAAAGCTGGTCAGGACACTCCGAGTGGAAAACAAGACCGAGGGAGTACTAGAAGCCCCAAATGCAGTCACGCTCAGACCAAGACCTGCATCCAGTGTCACGGGCGTAGAGGAGGGCAGGGGAGTAGTGGGGGTCAGAGGGAAGCTGCCTCTGTATGTGAGCAGGATCAGTCGAGCTGCGGTGTGGAGGGGAttaaggagaaggaggaggggaaagtGCAGGATGGCACTGGCCTCACCCGGTCAAAGCCCTGTGACTCCTGCCTGCCTCCAGACAATGCTGACCCAGAAAACTGCAGCAGTGACGTCGGGGACCGGGGAAAGCcagacagcgcacacacacaggaggggCTGCATCCTGAAACTTCTCTCAACAAGGAGCACTTCCAGGACAAACTATGGGATAAAGACATCCATACTGGAGGCAACGATGTGGCCAGTGGTATCATGAGACATGTGGAAGACATTGATGGCATGGTGGGTGCTGTGATTGGGTTTGTGGATCATATCAAGTCCGCAGAGTGTGATTCAGAGAGGCTAAGGGGGACCGGGGAGATAGCTGAGGGGGAGCTGCCCAACAGGTGGATCGATGTTCAAACCTCAGAGAGCCACTGCTGCTCTGAGAGAAGCTGCCTCAAAGACTGCTCCACTCAACCACCCAGACCAGTAGAGGGCAGCATTTATACTGCTACCGATGAGACTGGCTATGGTCAGATAAATCAGGAAACTAAATCAGATAAATACAATAAGCTTTGTGAGAAATGTCAGCCAGAAGAAAAAGATCCTGTGGCAGTGGATAAAGAAGGTTTACAGGAATCTGTACATGGCCTCTGTGaggaagaggagatagagggggaggaaggaatcCAGTCAACAGTACCAGAAATTAGGGAGCTCTGTGGGGAGCATGGAGAGATACTGCCTGAGGTCAGGAGCACAGATGATGAGGCCACGCTAGTAAGGGGAGACATCATATCCCAGAGAACTGAGCGAGGGCCTCACTGGGCAACAGAGGAACATGAGTCCGAGGAGACATGTAGGATGGAAGCGAGGTATTTTTCAGATTTACCGGCTAACCTAACTGAAGAGGCCGTAGTAGGGTGGAGGAAGGCAGGGACTAGGCAGTTTAATTACCTTTTACAAGGCTCTGCTGTTGCTGGCCCTGCTACCTCTGTCACACACTCGCCACCTAATCCGGCCTTCTCAAGAGCCATGGCAACAGGCCTCCCTTCTCCGAATGGGGGGCAGACAGACGCTGGAGGTGGGGCTCTGGTGCCTCTGCTACGGAGCCCAGGGGAGCAGGAGTGGAAGAGGGGCACGGACGAGAGCAAGGTGGCCTCCAACAGGGGGTTCCTGGATGGGGGGCCAGAGGGGGAGGATGACTTTGGGCTTTTCATGCAGGCAGAGGAGCAGCCGCCCTGGGACGACAGCTTCACTGCATCACCCCTAGTGCCTTCTGGGAAAAGTGAGAGTGTTG GTTGGACAGACAGCTCATTCCAACAATCAGAGGATGCCTGGACAGCCTTCCCAAAGGATACAGCGGGAGAAGGGCAAGACACAAGAGAACAGTGGTGGCCCACAAATGCTGTGGAGGAGACAAGGGGCAGATTCTCTGCCACGCAAAATGTG AACAAAGTGTTTGTGGAGGCCTTCCCGTCACTGTCTACTCCCCTGTATGATCGTGATGCTGTTCCCACACTCAGCCAGCTCCTCAGAGGCGTCTTGGATCATGAAAGCTCTGCAGAGGATCATGG CTTACTCGATGGGTTCCATGACTTGAACAAAATGTTTGGCTTGAAATATAAGAGGGCAAATGCTGTTTCCCGTGAACGGCTTCTACAGTCGCTACATTTGGGCCAGTGTAACACG GAAAATATGACTGGGCACCGAGCAGCCAACTACAGTCCCTCTCTTGGCCTCTCCTCTTCCAGTCAGCATGCACAGGCCTGTGGGAAGAGACGTTTATCGTATGTCAACAAGAACATCATGGAATAA
- the LOC139022798 gene encoding periaxin-like, with translation MPKMKNTGDQALDAATKKTGKENEGASGRFMIKKTKLGKGADVAADAMAGGSALPNISLPDVGFSVSKGASQEDECHGPEMRAKLPKFKLPNVEISGPSMTGQGGAQINSGQQENKDGIKFQMPKVTLPSVGLKSKQGSAEPTGTDASTENGFTLPHLGIKVPKLPDIDFDIGASQAEDQGADTSTRQKIKIPKFGVALPAIFSPEARVHLKDPEVEYEGPKMPKVKKAVFVLVNPQTDHSTMSTICEASVESGEAKIRMPKIKMKPSFGKSGSKEKSVALSIEGDVDGADKSKGSKQKIPKVTFSPGKTGSFDVTLKGEGSSSSLNGEKVSTFQNGSKEDKATFVKLKLPKIELSSPYSKIGSGEEDLEMSAKLVNESSGTDGETKRKKVKSGKMSFPGFKKKTSKGEEETQDNVVSSSARTEMLDQDSSESPTPMVSIGFVPGKSRGQAEAESRKKELEGKHSTWFKAPKFNLKPNSTGILLITPEGSPQGSRSSLQCQGVDETAGTFRLQMPGTGFSTQEVSEENVTTTKKGTVTVVTKTTKNTVTESRTGQTHTSLSHCNY, from the coding sequence ATGCCAAAAATGAAGAACACTGGAGATCAAGCATTAGATGCAGCCACAAAGAAGACAGGGAAAGAGAATGAAGGGGCCAGTGGTAGATTCATGATTAAGAAGACAAAGCTTGGCAAAGGTGCAGATGTGGCGGCAGATGCGATGGCAGGTGGTTCTGCGTTGCCAAACATCTCCCTCCCAGATGTGGGCTTCTCAGTATCCAAAGGAGCCAGCCAAGAGGATGAATGTCATGGTCCAGAGATGCGTGCTAAATTGCCAAAATTCAAACTCCCTAACGTGGAGATCTCAGGTCCTTCAATGACTGGCCAAGGAGGAGCACAAATCAACAGCGGACAACAAGAAAACAAAGATGGTATCAAGTTTCAAATGCCAAAGGTTACTCTACCGTCTGTGGGGCTGAAGAGCAAACAAGGCTCTGCCGAGCCCACTGGCACAGATGCCAGCACAGAGAATGGATTCACATTACCTCATCTTGGAATCAAAGTCCCCAAATTACCAGATATAGACTTTGATATTGGAGCATCTCAAGCTGAGGACCAAGGGGCAGATACAAGTACAAGACAAAAAATCAAAATACCCAAGTTCGGGGTGGCTTTACCTGCTATTTTTTCACCTGAAGCTAGAGTACATTTGAAGGACCCAGAGGTTGAGTATGAAGGCCCTAAAATGCCCAAAGTTAAAAAAgctgtatttgttttggtgaaTCCCCAAACAGACCACTCCACTATGTCCACTATATGTGAAGCAAGTGTAGAGTCTGGAGAGGCTAAAATCAGAATGCCAAAGATCAAAATGAAGCCATCATTTGGAAAGTCAGGATCCAAGGAAAAGAGTGTTGCTTTGAGCATTGAAGGAGACGTGGATGGAGCTGACAAGTCAAAGGGATCAAAGCAAAAAATTCCCAAAGTCACCTTCTCTCCAGGCAAAACAGGTTCATTTGATGTAACCCTAAAAGGGGAGGGGTCTAGTTCCAGCCTCAATGGTGAGAAAGTTTCAACATTCCAGAATGGATCCAAGGAGGATAAAGCTACGTTTGTGAAGCTCAAGCTTCCAAAGATAGAGTTGTCCTCGCCATATTCAAAAATAGGCAGTGGAGAAGAGGACCTTGAAATGAGTGCTAAGCTTGTCAATGAGTCCTCAGGAACTGACGGAGAAACAAAGAGGAAGAAAGTGAAATCAGGCAAAATGTCCTTCCCGGGATTTAAGAAGAAGACAtcaaaaggagaggaggaaactcAAGACAATGTGGTGTCCTCATCGGCCAGGACAGAAATGCTAGATCAGGATAGTTCAGAATCACCAACGCCCATGGTCTCCATTGGCTTTGTTCCAGGGAAGTCTAGGGGGCAGGCAGAGGCTGAGAGCAGAAAGAAGGAGCTGGAAGGAAAGCATTCGACCTGGTTCAAGGCCCCCAAATTCAACCTGAAACCCAACTCAACAGGAATCCTCCTCATTACACCAGAAGGTTCTCCCCAGGGCAGCAGATCCTCGCTCCAATGCCAGGGTGTAGATGAAACTGCAGGTACCTTCCGGCTCCAGATGCCAGGCACGGGGTTCTCCACGCAGGAGGTGTCTGAGGAGAATGTTACCACAACAAAGAAGGGAACAGTAACTGTGGTGACAAAGACGACAAAAAATACAGTAACAGAGTCCAGAACTGGTCAAACCCACACATCGCTATCCCATTGTAATTACTGA